The nucleotide window CTTTAAAGTTTATGCTtggttttctttatgtttagaAATCTACTGTATAGTTTATgcttcaaaatttattttatctacGAGATAATAGAGTATCAAAGTATTATTTGCAGCTTTCTTGTATCCTTGAGTTTGGTGGTGTATCCATGGGGGTTGAGTTTGGTGATCTAAACATTAATCGTGGACCAGCAGGTGCAGGAGCTTTACTGCTTGCTGAAGATGGGAGTCTGGTATATACTTTATATGCAACAATTCAATCCAATTGGGTAGTATATTATTTACTTATAAAATGTAGCCAACTCTTATGTTCCTTTGTAGCTCTATGGGTTTCGCCAAGGACTGGGTCACCAAACAAAAGAGTCCGCTGAGTATCGGGCTTTACTCTTGGGATTGAAACATGCGAGTATGAAGGGATTTAAGTATGTTACTGCCAAAGGAGACTCGGAACTTGTTATCAATCAGGTTTGTTCTATTATAGAATATGCATCGTTAATTCGTTATTATATCTAATAGTATAATTTTCATTACTtaaacttaaagttgcatttGAATGTTCATAAAAAGAAATCATAATCCAATTGTTCACAGAATATTACTTGGTTATTTGAAAATTCCAAGTAATTATATGGTTTCTACATTAAGAGCAACCTAAGGAACCCATCCCCTTCCCAAAAAAAGAAAGGTTTCTTTGGATTCATTTAGTTCATATTCATCCTAATTGGTTAGATATTATTGTTAAAGATTTACCCATtgttacttttcatttttcatacttGATTCTTTGAACAAATACCGACATATGTTATTGGTTTTGCAACAGATTCTGGATCCCTGGAAAATCAAAGACGAACATTTAAAGAAATTATGTGCTGAGGCTTTGGAGCTGAGTGATAACTTTCACTCATTCCGCATCCAACACATTTCcagggtattttttttttttgtaattcaGTCTATATGTTTAAGTTTCCCAAAGCATTTGAGCACAGATTTCAATCATCCAATGCATCCAACGCATTTGGATATTGCTTTGTGGAGTTGAAAACAATTACATTGGTATTTGAGAATCATTTTGATCATACtttttcttgtgatttttttaatttgcatGCCTGTCTACAAAAAAAGTCATGTGATCCAAATGCTTGAATAACTAAATCTAGTATACTATGAATTTAGAAATTCTGGTTCAACTCTTTGAATAGAAGATCGGCACCCTAGCTTTATTGTTCAAGATCACTCGCACCAATAACATTAGACTCCTAATTATATGAATATTTACGTTCAGTTCGGACTAATTTTTATCTCTTCAATTTTGGattacaaattatatttttatatcaataataacatgtatttttttaatgtttaaggAACGTAACTATGGAGCTGTTCGTAATGCAAACCGGGCCATCAATCTCACTGGTTAGACCTCATAAAACTTTTCTCAGTTCCTTATAGGTTTCAATTAATGTTTGATTCTTTGATTTCCCAATTAATGGGAATTCCAATGATTTGCAGCTTTGAAACCAAGAAGTATCTTTGGTTTGCGTGTGGTTTTTTATTTCAGTTGATAtagtttatgtttaatttttaaagaaatatagtaaaataatcTGTTAGCTTGCCTCAAATTATATTTACATATACTCATTCCGTCCCAAAATAACTGACCCAGTTGGCCAATGtgcacaaattaagaaaattgtataaataaaaaagagagaagagTACTTTTACTAAAGTGCCCTTATCGTGTATTGGTGTATTCACTTTCATGATAAAATGCAAAGTAgaaaatattgaattgagagtgatgcaaacaatattaattagaggttacaataggaaaaaaaatagttaatgttGTACTGAAAATTGAAACGAGTCCGTCATTTTGGGacgatgtttttatttttacaaataggtTAGACGTTTTGGGACGGAGATAGCATATTTGGTAGCGGAACATAGAATTTAATTGATCTTTATGTTTAACTTTTGTAGATGGTCAAGTTGAAGaaaatcatatgcattaatcaTCGTCAGAGACAGCGCCACCATAACAAACTATTGACAACTAACTGTGTTACATTTCTTGTTTTAAGCTGAGCCTAGCAATTTAGCATATTGAGGATTTTACATATGACGGTATGACACTGCATGTCCAAGGTCAAATGTTGCTTACAATTTTCTAAGTTTCAACATCCATGATGTATAGATGACCGTCATGTGATTAGGAAATTAAATTGTTATGTTCATATTTTGTGAATCTCTATTTTCTACTTTCATCTTCAAAACTCTGCTATGTGATGATCAACCAAATGTGTTTAATGTCATGACCCCCAAATGAAACTTCcttttgataaaaatttatgGTACTTATGGAGCATACACTAAAAAAGGATTAGGAAACTAGATTTTCCGAATTTTCTACTGTGGAGTGTTTGATTGACTGCATGATATATTTGTCTCAGTTCATTCATATATTACTGTACTTCATTTACCCCTctccaaattttaaattttggacGTGTTTTATCCGGATTTTAAATCCAAATCATAAGCCACATACTTAATTTAGCCTATGTTTGGTTGGACGTTGCTATAGAATACTTAATTTAGCCTATGTTTGGTTGGACATTGTTATACAATCTCGCGTCCAGAGGCTCATATAAGGTGAAAATGAAGAAGCTCATATTTGCAGTGTTGGGATAATGTGTGGTGGGTGGGTATCTTACTGTGAAAGCAAGCACATACattaggattttaaaatccagatGTACAATGATTTGTACCTTGTGCTACCCTTTGTGCTTTGCATAGTTTTGCTGGAACAAAAACCATACCagcaattttattattattttgaataaatataaaaaattaggaTACAAAGACCAGTCTAAAGTATTCCATCCCACCTTTTGCATTCACCAAACTTCAATCCTCCTCTCCACTGTCACGGAGCTGTTATTCACAGCATATAGTTGAACTAATTCCTACGTGTGACATATGTATCAGCTCCAGGTATAATTTGGTGAGACCGTAAAATGCATATCATGCAATAATGTAGAAAAATATCTCTAATGTTCTATACTCCATTGACTACTGAACCATGAACTGCTAAAACTACTAACCAATAGCTATGTGATTCATGTATGAGATTACAGTGAAGGCGAAGGGCAGATTAGATTGTTGAGAGTGTCTTTactaaaatatttatgaaagggTGTGTCCATCTAAATTGTTTACACACATTTTTTAAGTTACATAATTTGAtctatcaaaaaataattttcataatttattttttcaactaaATATATTATACGAAGTGAAGACTTTTTCACCATTGTTTAACGATGGTTAACCTCCGTCAGAGAATTTGAGGCACACaaaaatagagataaaaaatCTGACCACTTGCGTAAATGAGCAATTTTTCTACCACTTGAATCGGTTCACCTTTCATGAATAACACTATATCCCTTAacaatcatcatataacatTGTATTAATGCAATATACACAAAGTAACGCTATAAGAAATATATTGTACTAATAAAATGAAAACaccttaaattaaattaaataaatcgaACGAAATTTTGCATCAGCCACGTTACTACTTACTAGTCTCTCATATAGGACACAGCAACACCAAGTTTCAAAATGAATAGTACATTGGTGACATAGGATTGCTATTATTTCTGCCATGCTCATTATTACATTTACCATGGTTGGTTTTTATTACTGTCCATAGTActcaatataattaattttaccaCACCATAGTTATTTTTTGACAGAGTTTGTTATACTGAGGTGTAGCTAGGTACCACTccattaaattgaaaaattgaagcaaatattaaattcatttttactgGAATATATCCGTAACTGAAGCAAATAATTTATTCtagtttatgaaaatttaaaatccgATTTCATTTTGtgatatatatacacacactatAGTATAGTGTGACTCTACAAAAATacattttagagaaaaaaattagagtgaCAAGGTGAGtgattcatcttcttcataagTTCTTATGTTATATTCTTCATTTCTTTGAAAATGCATGGAATGCATGATGATACTTTTTTAGTTAGCATTTTTGTGTTATCTTAAACACATATACACTACTAATTTATTTCTTTGGAGGCATTTTTGGGATTTTGGCATAAAAATGCTTAAAACTAGTGATTTTATAGTAATgttattctatatatatatataaggtgtTACATTCTTGAAGTTtgattgtatatatatttattatttactgtttgattgatttatctgatttctttttctttcttgtccAGATGGAGCATTTTAGTGGATATATTGAAGTTGTTCCTCCTCGTCGTAATACTGTAAGtttgtttgtatttattttgtctatcagatacataatatatataaaaaaattatttatacgGTATTTTAAATCAGATggaatattaattatattaattattacgGTATATTTAGAAAAATCTTGGATATCATAACATGAAAATTTCTTGCTCAGAATGACACAAAACTAGTAGTgtcatttttgttattattattagagtcttgttaacgagtgttctcggaacactctttaagcattcctAATGgagaaattattctttaaaaaaaaaaagtaaaaactataATTTCTAATGCAATAATTgcacaaactttcataaaatattACCACTTtggatgcttaaagagtgttccggagacactcgttaataatttcaatgaaaaattactacttttaattaccttaacatgtgcaatattgctaacatgtgcaatattgcacatgttagacaaacctttattattattaacatttGCTTTGCATGGATTCGGCCCTCTTAAGTTGAACGATTCTCTTTAAAGTGTAAAATGAGTAATATCTATTGTTCGTGAATAAATCAAAGATACATTGGTTACAAATCACAAGTTTGTTGaaataaaaacttttaattTCCAAACTTCCCTTTGTATGACTATTTTCACACCATTTTTATGTTGGCACCGTATATGCATAAATTGTAGAtatgatttcaatttttaataatttttctgaTCTCTTTAAGTCAAATCATTGGTTAtaaataagggttaaatatatttttggtccctataaaattgggacctttcaagtttagtccttacttaattttaatagttcttttagtccctaaaaaaaattatgcactcagtattagtccttcctcaattcaaatttgtttaatttatgcttaaactcttagtttttgaacaaatttttacagacatgttaagaacattactaaaagttcatctgcaaaaaattgtcataaaatttgatttctacgtccagattttgttaattttatctttaacttttatcgttttaaaaaattcatatttaattcggctcatgttaaaaaattctaaattttagtaaatgaacctttagaagtaattcttttttatagggactaaaaaacctattaaaattaagcaAGGATTAAACTTAGAAGTTCCCAATACactatcaaattttacatgttCAAATAAGGACACtctaaataaaaaagtgaatgttttgaaagttttttttttttttaaagatcttaactatgaatttttttgaaagattttggaGCTATCTCCTTGTATGAGGCTCATGCATAACAGTACAGTGACATAAGATTCACATTATAGTTACTAAGCTTTTGGCAAATATACAAAAGTCAGTAAGCTAATTACTTGGTCCAGAAATCATAttataaagtttaaaaatgtAACTCAATTGTATAAATTCTGTTTGCTTATAGATACTTAGATGTTAGATTCTTACCTATGTTAACTTTTTGAAAATCTGTATAGTTTTCGCAGTATGAAGTTTATATATTAAACGTAAAGTTTTGTAACATAATCTATTCTATCTATGAGATAATGCAGTAACAAAATCTTATTTTGCAGCGTTCTTGTATTGTTGAGTTTGATGGCGCATCGCGTGGAAATCCCGGACCAGCTGGTGCAGGAGCTATACTGCGTTCTGAAAATGGGAATGTGGTACCAACTTTACTCAACAATTCATCTGAGCtttatattatatgttatttataaAATGTAGCTAACCCTTATGTTTCTTTGTAGCTCTATCGATTCCGTGAAGGATTAGGCTACCAAACAAATAATGTTGCTGAGTATCGCGCTTTGATTTTAGGAATGAAACAAGCCATCCGAAAAGGATATCATCACATCGCTATCAAAGGGGACTCTGAGCTAGTTGTCAACCAGGTTTGTTCTATTATATGCTGCTGAGGTTATATATTATGGAGCtgattcatttttcttttctaaacaaTATACTAAGATATGTTATTGGTTTTGCAACAGTTTAAGGGTTCATGTAACATCTACAATGCAAATTTAAGGAGCTTATGTAACGAGGCTTTGGAGCTGAAGGGTGACTTTCACTCATGCACCATCCAACACATTCG belongs to Medicago truncatula cultivar Jemalong A17 chromosome 6, MtrunA17r5.0-ANR, whole genome shotgun sequence and includes:
- the LOC112422444 gene encoding uncharacterized protein Mb2253c; this encodes MEHFSGYIEVVPPRRNTRSCIVEFDGASRGNPGPAGAGAILRSENGNVLYRFREGLGYQTNNVAEYRALILGMKQAIRKGYHHIAIKGDSELVVNQFKGSCNIYNANLRSLCNEALELKGDFHSCTIQHIRRELNTEADAQANQAVYLGDGQVEEDRMN